A region of Nitrospirota bacterium DNA encodes the following proteins:
- a CDS encoding BrnA antitoxin family protein, producing MRKEYDFSKATKNPYASRLKRQVTLRMDEGTISYFKTLAQESGVPYQTLINLYLRDCASSHKKLALHWKTA from the coding sequence ATGAGAAAAGAATACGATTTTTCCAAGGCAACCAAAAATCCCTATGCCAGCAGACTCAAACGTCAAGTAACTCTCAGGATGGATGAAGGCACAATCAGCTACTTTAAGACTCTTGCGCAGGAAAGTGGCGTCCCCTACCAGACGCTCATCAATCTATACCTGCGAGATTGTGCCTCGTCACACAAGAAGCTTGCCCTTCATTGGAAGACTGCATAA
- the hflX gene encoding GTPase HflX produces the protein MHNDIITIELAKYIAGISAELKKQIGILVTRKGEISHVIVGEAKGLFLPNLDDFPLGRKHLRGLRFIHTHLNNEPLTHDDLTDLSLLRFDLIAALGIKAGQPDKLYIAHLDPVGGAKPYSVLQPEDIYSLSFDFEAFVSSFEEEAEKVRVLDVGSSSGRPDAGGQKERAILVSVSTRPKHELEDSMAELRELAQSSDVIVLDTVIQRPREISSRHLMGEGKIRELVINAMNRGATLLVFDQDLSPSQIKTISAMTELKVIDRSQLILDIFARRAHSRDGKVQVELAQLKYRLPRLAGKGTAMSRLMGGVGGRGPGEMKLEIDRRRVRERINLLDKELKQLSEARRQRKARRLENRLPIVSIIGYTNAGKSTLLNALTSSDTFVEDKLFATLDTASRRLRFPRDREVIITDTVGFIRDLPKDLMSAFKATLEELEDADLLLHVVDASNPRYEQQIASVEKILSDLDLLNKQRVYVFNKIDRISREEEENLLLRYDAVAISALDRKTFPRLLGVVAEHIFDEKLPASRV, from the coding sequence ATGCATAATGATATCATCACCATCGAGCTTGCCAAATACATAGCAGGCATATCCGCCGAGCTTAAGAAACAGATAGGCATACTCGTGACCCGGAAGGGAGAAATAAGCCATGTTATCGTCGGTGAGGCAAAGGGCCTTTTTCTCCCGAACCTTGACGACTTCCCGCTCGGCAGAAAGCATTTGCGAGGCCTCAGATTCATCCATACACACCTCAATAATGAACCTCTGACCCATGACGACCTGACTGACCTTTCTCTTTTGAGGTTCGATCTGATTGCCGCGCTTGGCATTAAGGCCGGACAGCCTGATAAGCTCTATATCGCCCATCTCGACCCTGTCGGCGGCGCCAAGCCCTATAGCGTGCTGCAGCCCGAAGATATCTATTCCCTGAGCTTTGATTTTGAGGCCTTTGTCAGTTCATTTGAGGAAGAGGCCGAAAAGGTCCGCGTACTCGATGTGGGCTCCTCATCCGGCAGGCCTGATGCCGGCGGACAGAAAGAGCGGGCTATTTTGGTCAGCGTTTCGACAAGGCCGAAGCACGAGTTGGAGGATTCCATGGCAGAACTCCGCGAGCTTGCGCAGTCGAGCGATGTCATTGTTCTCGATACGGTCATCCAGCGTCCCCGGGAGATCAGTTCCCGGCATCTCATGGGTGAGGGCAAGATCAGGGAACTGGTGATCAATGCCATGAACAGGGGCGCCACGCTTCTGGTCTTTGACCAGGACCTGTCGCCTTCCCAGATCAAGACGATCAGTGCCATGACCGAGCTGAAGGTCATTGACCGGTCGCAACTTATCCTCGATATCTTTGCCCGCCGCGCCCACAGCAGGGACGGCAAGGTGCAGGTGGAGCTGGCCCAGCTTAAATACCGGCTGCCGCGGCTTGCAGGAAAAGGCACGGCCATGTCCCGCCTTATGGGAGGCGTCGGCGGCAGGGGGCCTGGAGAGATGAAGCTCGAGATCGACAGGAGGCGTGTCAGGGAAAGGATAAATCTTCTTGATAAAGAACTGAAGCAGCTGAGCGAGGCGCGGCGGCAGAGGAAGGCGCGGAGGCTGGAGAACAGACTGCCGATCGTTTCTATTATCGGTTATACGAATGCCGGCAAATCAACGCTCCTCAATGCGCTTACCAGCAGTGACACCTTTGTTGAGGATAAACTCTTTGCGACCCTGGACACGGCAAGCAGAAGGCTCAGATTTCCGCGGGACCGCGAAGTGATCATTACGGATACGGTAGGTTTTATCAGGGACCTGCCGAAGGATCTCATGTCAGCATTCAAGGCAACGCTTGAGGAACTCGAGGATGCCGACCTGCTCCTGCATGTTGTGGATGCGTCTAACCCGCGCTACGAACAGCAGATCGCATCGGTCGAAAAGATACTCTCTGACCTTGATCTCCTGAACAAACAGCGGGTCTATGTTTTCAACAAGATAGACCGCATCAGCAGGGAAGAGGAGGAAAATCTCCTGCTCCGCTATGACGCTGTTGCGATCTCTGCGCTTGACCGGAAGACATTCCCGCGGCTTCTGGGAGTTGTTGCAGAACATATCTTTGATGAAAAATTGCCTGCATCAAGAGTATAA
- a CDS encoding BrnT family toxin — protein sequence MADIRFDWNNEKNIANHRKHGISFEEAQTVFVDENALMIHDPDHSGDEDRFILLGLSASIRLMVVCHCYRESDDVIRIISARKATRTEQKRYWER from the coding sequence ATGGCTGATATCAGATTTGACTGGAACAATGAAAAGAACATCGCAAACCATAGGAAGCATGGGATATCTTTTGAAGAGGCACAGACAGTGTTCGTTGATGAAAATGCCTTGATGATTCATGATCCGGACCATTCAGGTGACGAGGATCGATTTATTCTTCTCGGATTGAGCGCCTCTATTCGTCTGATGGTTGTTTGCCATTGTTATCGGGAAAGCGATGATGTTATTCGAATCATCTCTGCGCGGAAAGCGACTCGCACAGAACAAAAACGTTATTGGGAAAGGTGA
- a CDS encoding macro domain-containing protein, protein MIAHHTIAGKTLRLIQGDITHRDVDAIVNAANSSLQHGGGVAGAIVRKGGQVIQDESNKIAPVAVGHAAITGAGRLPAKFVIHAVGPMMGEGDEDSKLKNAIMNSLKLASENKLSSISFPAISAGIFGFPKGKCAKLLIGEAVTFLKKHKESSLADVEFCIYDDETLDHFKKEFDKLK, encoded by the coding sequence ATGATCGCCCACCATACCATTGCCGGCAAGACCCTGCGACTGATCCAGGGTGACATTACGCATCGGGATGTCGATGCTATTGTCAACGCTGCCAACTCCTCTTTGCAGCATGGCGGAGGAGTAGCAGGTGCAATCGTGCGCAAAGGCGGTCAGGTCATTCAGGACGAAAGCAACAAGATCGCCCCGGTGGCTGTAGGACATGCTGCAATAACAGGCGCAGGCAGGCTGCCGGCAAAGTTCGTTATTCATGCGGTTGGGCCAATGATGGGAGAAGGGGATGAGGACAGCAAGCTGAAAAATGCCATCATGAACAGTCTCAAGCTTGCCTCGGAAAATAAACTTTCGAGCATATCCTTTCCTGCCATAAGCGCAGGCATCTTCGGTTTTCCCAAAGGCAAGTGTGCAAAGCTGCTCATAGGGGAGGCAGTGACCTTCCTGAAAAAACATAAAGAGAGCAGTCTGGCGGATGTAGAATTCTGCATCTACGACGATGAGACTCTCGATCATTTCAAAAAGGAATTTGATAAGCTGAAATAG
- a CDS encoding response regulator — protein MADILIAEDEDILRRNLTFILSSSGYATLSARTSAEAVELLKRQRFDVVITDLIMPVQGGRELVRYVSEHCPETSVIVITAYPSADSAIDAVKKGVVDYFTKPFKTEEILRAVKKAIEARKSVPLNWARLMSLGLTKKEEELLRLMVEDGIAETRELAERLSVKASTAKQHLENIFGKFGVNNRTSLVSAVIKELRKQ, from the coding sequence ATGGCTGACATTCTTATTGCAGAAGACGAAGATATTCTGAGGAGGAACCTCACCTTTATCCTGAGCAGTTCAGGGTATGCGACCCTGTCTGCACGGACGAGCGCAGAGGCTGTCGAACTCCTTAAAAGGCAGAGGTTTGACGTGGTCATTACTGACCTCATCATGCCTGTCCAGGGAGGCAGAGAATTGGTACGCTATGTTTCAGAACACTGCCCTGAAACATCCGTCATTGTCATCACTGCCTATCCGAGCGCTGACAGCGCGATTGACGCAGTGAAGAAGGGCGTGGTGGATTACTTTACCAAACCCTTCAAAACAGAGGAGATCCTGCGTGCGGTCAAAAAGGCCATTGAGGCCAGGAAGAGTGTTCCCTTGAACTGGGCAAGACTCATGTCCCTCGGACTGACAAAGAAAGAGGAAGAACTGCTCAGACTCATGGTTGAAGACGGCATTGCCGAGACACGGGAACTCGCAGAACGGCTTTCGGTCAAGGCCTCTACAGCCAAGCAGCATCTTGAAAACATCTTCGGAAAGTTCGGTGTGAACAACAGAACGTCGCTTGTCTCGGCCGTCATAAAGGAGTTGAGAAAGCAATAA
- a CDS encoding radical SAM protein: MEFTPKWIAWEITRRCNLRCVHCRSSSEMEMQGHPDFSTEEAYRVLDDIVSYAQPVVVLSGGEPLTRKDVFEIAQYGTSKGLRMCLATNGTLVTDDICEKIKGSGIRIVSLSLDGADETVHDDFRSEKGAFAGTINAAKLFRKHGIEFIINSSFTKRNQEQIPLVYKLAKELGATAWYMFMIVPTGRGEEIMNELISKEDYDKILDWHYDMEKEEDLLLVRPTCAPHYYRVTLQRAKEDGEKFKKRTLKFSTGGSKGCLAGQLICLIDVDGNVLPCSYFNLPAGNVREKSFKEIWEGSELFKDLRDFKKYKGRCGSCEYVNVCGGCRARAYSVYGDYLEEEPFCSYKPKRLEREKVEQ, encoded by the coding sequence ATGGAATTCACCCCAAAATGGATAGCATGGGAGATCACGCGCCGTTGCAACCTGCGCTGTGTGCACTGCCGGTCTTCATCAGAGATGGAAATGCAGGGCCACCCTGATTTTTCAACTGAAGAAGCATACAGAGTTCTGGATGATATTGTCAGTTATGCCCAGCCGGTCGTTGTCCTTTCAGGGGGCGAGCCGCTTACCAGAAAAGATGTCTTTGAGATCGCACAATACGGAACCAGTAAAGGTCTCAGGATGTGCCTTGCAACCAACGGCACGCTCGTGACTGACGATATCTGCGAAAAGATCAAAGGGTCAGGCATCAGGATCGTCTCTCTCAGTCTTGACGGCGCTGACGAGACCGTACATGACGATTTCAGGAGCGAGAAAGGCGCCTTTGCAGGGACGATCAACGCCGCAAAGCTCTTCAGGAAACACGGCATTGAGTTCATTATCAACTCGTCTTTTACCAAAAGGAACCAGGAGCAGATCCCGCTGGTGTACAAGCTTGCCAAGGAGCTCGGCGCCACCGCATGGTACATGTTCATGATCGTGCCGACAGGCAGGGGCGAGGAGATCATGAACGAGCTCATATCCAAAGAGGACTATGACAAGATCCTCGACTGGCACTATGACATGGAAAAGGAAGAGGACCTCCTTCTGGTCAGGCCTACCTGCGCTCCGCACTATTACCGCGTAACGCTCCAGAGGGCAAAAGAGGATGGCGAGAAGTTCAAGAAGAGGACGCTTAAATTTTCGACCGGCGGGTCCAAGGGATGTCTTGCCGGCCAGCTCATCTGCCTGATCGATGTTGACGGCAATGTCCTGCCCTGCAGCTACTTCAACCTGCCTGCAGGCAACGTGAGAGAAAAATCATTCAAGGAGATCTGGGAGGGTTCGGAACTCTTCAAGGACCTCCGCGATTTCAAGAAATACAAGGGCAGGTGCGGATCCTGTGAATATGTAAACGTCTGCGGGGGCTGCAGGGCGCGGGCCTATTCCGTGTATGGAGATTATCTCGAAGAAGAACCATTCTGCAGCTATAAACCGAAAAGACTTGAAAGGGAAAAGGTGGAACAATGA
- a CDS encoding PAS domain S-box protein, with protein sequence MHEVSCRITAAFLTYIKNTRQELLEPLLKGLPYDGPYLANPDNWIPWDIERVLENRLVELFDDERVLFHIGRSVVSLKSLGIVNILFNLFVTPERLVRYAPKIARYFTKDIVQITVRETTKNSALVELRVKGRQTRGACLFNQGMFSLASELFGQGETAVAEVQCVVPVQELGRYHDRVYALDVQGHVLESECGCAQHVIGSVSDTGTFRLNDTVFGAESCLYRLTWETRPFRIRRGTAGRREALEDALVHLEENHAKLQNAYEDLRASGEKYRDLMENASDIICFVDAGGRITALNKKGIELSGYGHDEVIGQHIFSLIDDAGRDAAAARLRESLAGDPTVVEVVMKKRDGGRLILSINSTPVRDNGRVTGLMLIARDITLEREMAGRLIEAERFAAKGMVAAEIAHEINNSLANIETALYILNNIRVDREYRQDVLKDVHEEIERMSGIVKGILEVYRADDSVIQAVDMNTEIIKIIHMTQRRLKGKGISITPELYPNLSPIACYPGHIKQILLNLIKNAEDAMLSSARKQVVISTGERDDIVSLKVSDTGCGIPEGRMNRIFAPFQTSKPEGAGLGLTICREIAKKYGGDMRLQSEAGKGTSVMVSFPKDFHG encoded by the coding sequence ATGCATGAAGTGAGCTGCAGGATCACAGCTGCATTTCTGACCTATATAAAGAATACGAGGCAGGAATTATTGGAGCCCCTTCTGAAGGGACTTCCATATGACGGGCCTTACCTTGCCAACCCGGATAACTGGATCCCCTGGGATATCGAGCGCGTCCTTGAAAACCGCCTTGTGGAACTCTTCGACGATGAGCGGGTCCTCTTTCATATCGGCAGGAGCGTGGTATCGCTCAAATCTCTTGGCATTGTCAACATCCTCTTTAATCTCTTTGTTACTCCTGAACGGCTCGTGCGGTATGCCCCGAAGATCGCGCGCTATTTTACGAAAGATATCGTGCAGATAACGGTCAGGGAAACGACAAAGAACAGTGCTCTTGTGGAACTGAGGGTGAAGGGCAGGCAGACACGGGGCGCGTGCCTGTTCAACCAGGGCATGTTCAGCCTTGCCTCAGAACTCTTCGGCCAGGGCGAAACAGCGGTTGCAGAGGTGCAGTGCGTAGTGCCGGTGCAGGAACTCGGGAGATATCATGACAGGGTCTATGCGCTTGACGTACAGGGGCATGTCCTTGAATCAGAATGCGGCTGCGCACAGCATGTCATAGGCTCGGTGTCGGATACCGGGACGTTCAGACTGAACGATACGGTGTTTGGCGCAGAGAGCTGCTTATACCGCCTGACCTGGGAGACCAGGCCATTCAGGATCAGGCGGGGAACAGCAGGCCGCAGGGAGGCGCTCGAAGATGCCCTTGTTCACCTCGAGGAGAATCATGCGAAGCTCCAGAACGCTTATGAGGACCTGCGGGCGTCCGGGGAAAAATACCGTGACCTTATGGAGAATGCGAGCGACATCATATGTTTTGTTGATGCAGGAGGCAGAATAACCGCCCTGAACAAGAAGGGGATCGAACTTTCCGGATATGGCCATGACGAGGTCATAGGGCAGCACATTTTTTCCCTGATTGATGATGCGGGACGTGATGCGGCTGCAGCCAGGCTCAGGGAAAGCCTTGCAGGCGATCCCACGGTCGTTGAAGTTGTCATGAAGAAAAGGGACGGCGGCCGCCTCATCCTTTCGATCAACTCTACGCCGGTGAGAGATAACGGCCGCGTCACCGGCCTCATGCTCATTGCAAGGGACATCACCCTGGAGCGCGAGATGGCCGGCAGGCTCATCGAGGCAGAGCGGTTTGCAGCAAAGGGCATGGTTGCTGCCGAGATAGCCCATGAGATCAATAATTCGCTCGCAAATATCGAGACTGCCCTCTATATCCTGAACAATATACGCGTGGACCGCGAATACAGGCAGGATGTGCTCAAGGATGTTCATGAGGAGATAGAAAGGATGTCCGGGATCGTAAAGGGTATCCTCGAGGTGTACCGGGCGGATGATTCCGTTATCCAGGCCGTTGACATGAATACGGAGATCATAAAGATTATCCATATGACCCAGAGGAGGCTCAAGGGCAAGGGTATATCAATTACCCCCGAGCTTTATCCGAACCTCTCCCCGATAGCCTGCTACCCCGGCCATATCAAGCAGATCCTGCTGAACCTCATCAAGAACGCGGAGGATGCCATGCTTTCATCTGCCAGGAAACAGGTTGTGATCAGCACAGGGGAGAGGGATGATATTGTCAGTTTGAAGGTGAGCGATACAGGATGCGGAATACCAGAGGGGCGAATGAACAGGATCTTTGCACCGTTCCAGACATCGAAGCCTGAAGGAGCGGGCCTGGGACTGACGATCTGCAGGGAGATCGCGAAAAAATACGGAGGCGACATGCGGTTGCAGAGTGAGGCCGGAAAAGGCACCTCTGTTATGGTATCCTTTCCAAAGGATTTCCATGGCTGA
- a CDS encoding uroporphyrinogen decarboxylase encodes MNDTFLKACRGEKVDYTPVWLMRQAGRYMPEYQEVRSKVDFLTLCKTPELAAKVTLQPIDILGVDAAILFSDILIAVEAMGMPLEFHDRKGPILADPVRTKAGVDRLIIPDTEDSMPFVLDTIKILRKELKVPLIGFSGAPWTLATYIIEGGSSKNFMHTKKMMYQNPGLFKALMEKITATVIEYLSAQIKAGAQAVQLFDSWAGILAPYDYENSIFPHVKAAIKALKKFDVPVIYFVNDCAGLLKIVKKCGADVIGIDWRVDMAKAAKKLGKKYSIQGNLDPLVLFAPKEHIEDRVKDILFKAEPARGHIFNLGHGILPETPVENAIAMVEAVHKYGGKD; translated from the coding sequence ATGAACGATACATTTTTGAAGGCATGCCGCGGAGAAAAGGTGGATTATACGCCGGTCTGGCTGATGAGACAGGCAGGCAGGTATATGCCGGAATATCAGGAGGTGCGCTCAAAGGTCGATTTTCTTACGCTTTGCAAGACTCCCGAGCTTGCTGCCAAGGTTACGCTCCAGCCGATCGATATCCTCGGTGTTGATGCTGCGATCCTCTTCTCCGACATTTTGATCGCTGTTGAGGCTATGGGCATGCCGCTTGAGTTCCATGACAGGAAGGGCCCTATCCTTGCTGATCCTGTCAGGACCAAGGCAGGCGTTGACAGACTGATCATCCCTGACACTGAGGACAGCATGCCCTTTGTGCTCGATACCATCAAGATCCTGAGAAAGGAACTGAAGGTGCCTCTTATCGGTTTTTCGGGTGCGCCCTGGACGCTTGCAACATATATTATCGAAGGCGGCAGCTCGAAGAACTTCATGCATACCAAGAAGATGATGTATCAGAACCCCGGTCTCTTCAAGGCGCTCATGGAAAAGATCACGGCAACGGTTATTGAATATCTTTCTGCCCAGATCAAGGCAGGCGCCCAGGCTGTGCAGCTCTTCGATTCATGGGCAGGCATCCTCGCGCCCTACGACTATGAGAATAGTATCTTCCCTCATGTGAAGGCAGCCATCAAGGCGCTTAAGAAGTTCGACGTGCCGGTTATTTATTTTGTTAACGACTGCGCCGGCCTTCTCAAGATCGTAAAAAAATGCGGGGCAGATGTCATCGGCATTGACTGGCGCGTTGATATGGCAAAGGCTGCAAAGAAACTGGGCAAGAAATATTCGATCCAGGGAAACCTCGATCCATTGGTGCTGTTTGCGCCTAAAGAACATATCGAGGACCGGGTGAAGGATATTCTCTTCAAGGCAGAACCGGCGAGGGGGCATATCTTCAACCTCGGGCACGGTATCCTTCCGGAGACGCCGGTTGAGAATGCTATTGCCATGGTAGAGGCTGTTCACAAATACGGCGGAAAAGATTAG